The following is a genomic window from Desulfobacterales bacterium.
GTCCGTCTTCGGCCATGGCTTTGAGCGCATCGCGGAAGCTTTTATTTTCAGCCAGTTGTTGGGCATGGGTTTCCGGAAAGCCACCTCCGATGTAAAGTGCATCCAGTGTCGGCAATTTGTTTTGCGCCAAAGGACTGATAAATACAATATCGGCACCGGCCACTTTAAGGGCATCGATATTTTCCGGGTAATAAAACTGAAATGCCGAATCTTTGATAATGCCAATCCGTGGCCGCTTGGTTTCATCCTCAGCTATCTGACTTCTGTCATCTGACCTCTGTCCTCTGCCTGCCACGCCGAAGCCCTTAGGCGAAGGCGGGTTCTCTGTCTTCTGTCTTCTGACCTCTGTAGCCTCGAGTGGCGGTAGATCCTGGATGCAGTCATAAACAGCATCAAGATCAATATGGTCACTGGCCACCTGCGCCGCTGTATCAATGGATTTGCCGGCCCAATCATGCTCAGGTGTGGGCACCAGCCCCATGTGGCGTTCCGGGAAAATCTGGGTTTTTAGCTTGGGAATAGCGCCAAGGACGGGAATCCCACAATAGTGCTCGATGTTATCGCGCAGGATGCGTTCGTGGCGGGCGCCGGCCACCCGGTTAAGCACAACCCCTTTAATCATTACATCCGGATCGAACTGAATCAGACCCGCAATGACGGCTGCCATGGTGCGGGTGATCTTGGTGCAGTCCACACACAGCAATACCGGTGTTTTCAGCAACTTGGCCAGCTCGGCCGTGCTGGTGCTGCCGGCCAGGTCGATACCGTCATAAAGCCCGCGGTTGCCCTCGATAACGGCAATATCCTCTGGGTGGGTGTGGGTTAAAAAAGATTGTAAAATTTGTGGAGACTGTAAAAGAAAGGTGTCCAGATTATAACAGGGCCGGCCGGCCGCCAGGGCCAACCAGCCCGTATCGATATAATCCGGACCTTTTTTAAAGGGTGCGATGGACCGGTTGCGCTTTTTCCAGGCGGCAATCAGTCCGATGGAAAGGATGGTCTTACCCGAGCCGCCGCGTAAGGCGGCAATCATGATACGGGGAAACCGTATGCTATCCGCTTGTTTTAGGTCGGTGTTCAAAAATCAGAAAAAAGTTAGCCCGGCAATGGGTAAATGCCTACCGCCTAATCTTCTTCGGCGGCGGCCTGTTTGCCGGTCCCTTTGAGTCCGTATAATGACGTGCTGCCGCTGGACCAGTATTCCAGAATCTCTTCCTGCACCATGCGATTGATGACCTTTTTGGCCTCGCGCGGTTTGGCTTCTAAAATCTTGGCCAGATCATTAAAATAAAATTTGGACTTGGTTTTTAATTTCTTTTGCAGTTTTTCGACTATTTTATTTTTTGATTCCTCGTAATCCAGAGCCATAATGTTCCTCTTTTCAGCAAAATGCAGGGGGCACCCCATTTAAGGTGGTTGCCCCCTGCTGGTTTGATTTCGCGCTTAAAACTTAAATTGCGTGGTCTGGCGCCATGTATAGTAAGCCGGATCACGGAAATCATCGATCAGATGGTGGGTAAATTCCAGTTCGCATACTTCAAAGAATCTTTCCCATCCGATCCGCTCGGCCCATTCGCCCAGACGCTCATATTTATTGGCGCCTTTCTCGTAGGCCTGCACCATGTTTTTAATGACGTCGGTTGTCTGCGGCCAGCGCGGTGCATCATTCGGAAGAAACGCCACAACCACCTTGGAAAACTTGGGTGTGCTGATGCGGTTGGACACCTTGCCGCCCGCCATGATGACGATGCCGTCACCTTCCGTGTCGGCCAGGGGCATCGAGGGGCACATGGTGTAACAGTTGCCGCAGAACATGCAGCGTTCCTCTTTTACCGCCACGCTGTTGACCTTTTCGCCTTTGAATTCGACCTTGGACGGCTTGATGGCGGCCGTCGGGCAGGCGGCGATGGCCAGCGGAATCTCGCACATCTTGTCCAGATATTCATGGTCAAGCATCGGCGGTTTGCGATGATAGCCCAGGATGGCGATATCCGAACAATGGACCGCACCGCACATGTTCAGGCAGCAGGCCAGCGAGACGCGCAGTTTGGCCGGCAGTTTGTGCTCTTTAAAATAATCAAAAAGCACGTCCATGGTGGCCTTGACCGGGCCGGAGGCATCGGTGGCCGGCGTGTGGCAGTGAATCCAGCCCTGGGTATGCACGATGTTGGTAATCGATGTGCCGGTTCCGCCCACCGGGAACTTGAAGCTGCCGCCGGCAAACTTGCGGCTTTCAAGATCTTTGACCAGCGGGTCGACTTTGCTTTCCTCGTCCACCATAAACTCGATGTTGTTGCGGGTGGTAAACCGCAGGTGGCCGTCGCAGTGTTTTTCGGCGATTTCGCAGATTTCCCGAATCATGGTGGTGCTCATGAGTCGTGCCCCACCGCAGCGCACCGTAAATACCTTGTCGCCGGACTCGGCCACGTGCACCAGTACGCCGGGTTTGATGACATCATGATACAGCCATTTGCCCTTGTTTTTGGCAATCACCGGCGGATAAAAGTCTTCGTAATTTCGCGGACCGATGTCAGAAATTCTGCCTTCCATCGGTTTGTCAGGATCATAACCTGATGATACAAATGCCATGGTCTTATCCCCCTATCTCTGATGATGTTTTCTAAATTCGTCAATGTCTCGTTCGAATCCGCCCGGCACCTCGTCTGCTTTCCAGAAGATGTACGGGTTGGTTCGCGGCTCCTGAACCATGCGCGGGTCGGGCTTGAGGCCGGTGACTTCCAGCAGTTTCTGGAATCCCTGGCGTTTCATCAGCTCACCGAGCCGCTCGCGGTTCTTGCCTTCTTCCATCCACCAATCCCAGATGGCCTCAATGACTTCCTTGATTTCATCATAGGGCTCTTCGGCTTTAACGAAGGGCACCAGCATCGAGCTCATCTGGGCACCATCGAGAATCGGGGCCTTGGCGCCGACCAGAATGGAAAGACCGGTGTCTTTCCCAATGCGCAGCGCTCTGGGCATGACATTGATGCAGTGCATGCAGCGGTTGCATTCTTTGTCTTCGATCATCAACTTGTTACCCTCCATCCACATACACTCGGTGGGGCAAAGGTCGCAGACTTCTTTCTGAATGTCGAAGGCACCCCAGTCACGTCCGCTGTGGTCATTGGCATTGGGCGCAATCTCGCCGCCGATGTAAGCCTGGACCGCTTCTTGGTCGATACGGATGTCATCTCGCCAGGTGCCGATGAAGGACATATCCGCCCGGGCGATGGATGCCACGCAACCGTTGGGGCAGCCGTCAAACTTCAATTTGAACTTATAGGGAAATGCCGGACGGTGCAGTTCATCCTGGTATTCCTGGGTCAGATGATAACACAGCGCCTGGGTGTCATAACAGGAATATTCGCAGCGCGCCTGACCGATGCAATCCGCTGGGGTCCGCAAGTTGGAGCCCGAGCCGCCCAGGTCCTGGTTGAGGTTATGGGTTAATTCATAGAAAATCTCTTCCAGCTGAGGCGTGGTGGTACCCAAGAAAATGATGTCTCCAGTGGAACCGTGCATGTTGGTGATGCCGCTGCCGCGGAAATCCCATATGTCACAGAGCTGTCTTAGGTATTCAGCAGTATAAAATTTTCCGCCCGGCTGGTTGACCCGCATGGTATGAAAGTGCGCCACACCCGGAAATTCTTCAGGCTGGTCACAGTAACGACCAATAACGCCGCCGCCATAACCGAATACGCCGACGATGCCGCCATGCTTCCAGTGAGTTCTGCCGTGTTTGAAGGAAAGCTCCAATATACCCAGAAGGTCTTCAACGACATCTTCGGGAACCTGGAAGTCGATCTTCTCCTTGTTTTTCGCCCTGACTTCGGCCTGTTGCTTCATATCTGAAACAAAGCTTGGCCACGGCCCGCTTTCAAGCTGGTCCAACAACGGGGTTTTATGTTTTGCCATTATTTACCTCCATTAAAGTTAATAATTTCGCTTCAACAATTAAGAATCATATTCCCCTCCCGGGATCGCAGAAATTCACCTCCTCTCAACCTGTTTTTTTCTGTTTTTATCTTAAATATTTTTAGTGATTTTTTTTAGAAATAATCAAAGGACTTGATATAGAATTAATCATTGAGCTTGTCAATAAAAAAGCAGCGTTAGAGCGGATTTATGATACATAAATCGCCATCTTGCGGCGGAGACACTACATCTTGGGTCCGAAAAGAGAAATAATGCGCTATGTAGGGTAAGCTACCTGTAATTTGGATTTTGGATTGATACAGCTGAGAATTGTTCTTTTGTGATTAACTCAGTCGTTCGATCCAAATTCCGCAATCTAAAATCCAAAATTTAAATGATACCATCACTCCAGTCCGGCCTTCGTAGCCGAAGATACTTCAGCAGAGTAGGCTACTCCATTACTTTGGCTGATTTATTTTAATAACGATAAAAATTGCTGGATCGACTTGTGAAGCGTGAGCACATGCTCGTTGAGATTCTGTTTGATAACGGGCAGCTCCGGCATACGGGGATTGAAACGGTTTACCATCGTCTCTGCCAAATCAAGCAAATCTGAAGCCTGGCAGGTGGATAAATATGCCACGAAACAGGTCAGTGGCGAATCTGGCAAAACGCCAGTATCGGGTTTCAACGATAGGGCGTCCAAAAAGCCAGTTAGGGTGGCGTCAACCGTCGCGCTATCCGACCATACCATATCGCCAACGCCCTCCAGGCGATCCAGACGCATCTGCAAGGATAAGTGTAAAAAGAAAACCAACAGGGCCTGCAGCAGTCGCTGCGGATCATTGGCTTCTGTTTTGGCCCGCTGTTGGCTTTGAAAACCGGCGCCATACCCCCGAACCGTTACCAGTCTCAACCTGAGGCGGTCGCTATCTATGTTCAAGACAAAATCGCCGGCAGCGTGGTGCCAGGCCAAAATCTGCTCAAAGGATGTCAGATTATAGTAACAGGTCAGTATCTTGGCCGCCTGGGCATAAAGCTTTTGGGTTTGTTCGGCGGTCAAATAATACCGTCCGCCGATTTCATCCCAGACGATTATTTTAAACGCCTTATCGGCCGGATCCGGGGCGAGGTGAAACTCATGGTAGCCGTCAAACCATTCACCCAAAAACATCGCACACTTCAAACCACCTGAAAGCGTCATTCGATCCCATCCATATACCTGTGGCAAATAGTGCAACGGCGTTTCGGCATTCAACCGCATGAGGTTTTGGTAGTCCTGCTCAATGAATCGCCGGCCGGGTTCAGATATGGCCACATTCAGAACAAAGGTGTGTTGTTGTTGACCCACATAGGTCTCAATCCGCGCAGGATGGTAATACGCACCGTGTTTTTCAAGGCGGACTCGAATTTCGGCGATGTCTTGCGGTTTCACTTTGTGGCCAAGTTGCTGCGAAGCTGCCCGTGTGATGACATCATAAGAACGGGCTTGCAGAAACGCCTGCGCGGCTTGAAAATAATTCGCATGACTGACCGATACGTCATCTGCCGCAAATAGCGCATCGAGTCTCAGGGGTATGGGCTGCTGCCAGATTAAACTATTATGGGTGACCGGATCTTGGCTGTGTGATGTGAAAAAGGAGATAAGGGGCATGTTTTGGCTCAGAGATCAGAAGACAGAGGACAAAAAATCGTAATGACATCTTTTTCTGACTTCTGACCTCTGGCTTCTGTCTTCTGTCTTATGACTGCTTGAGTTTTTCAATCTCTTTTAAAATATTAGGCGGCACCTCATATCCCAGCTCAACTGCCCGCTCACAGTGTTCAATCGCCGCTTTGGTCTCTCCTTTTTCTAGATAGGCAATGGCAAGGTTGTTGTGTGCCAGTGCAAAATCAGGGTGCAACTCAATGGCTTTCAGATTGGTTTCAATGCTTTTGTCGATCATGCCCTTCATCAAGTAGGCGTTGGCCAGATTGGCAAAAGCCTGGACGTACCTGAAATTAAAGGTGGTCGCCTTTTGCAGGGCTTTGATGGCCTCGTCGAGGTTTCCTCTCTGAAGTTCGATAAAGCCGATGTTTCCCCAGCCTTCGGAAAACCCGGGTCTGGCTTTTACCGCCGTTCGGTTTTGCCGCAAGCAACCATCCAGATCACCGCGTTGCAGAGCGATTCCGCCAAGGGCCACATACGCTTCGGCCAGCCCGGGGCTGTTTTCGACGGCCTCATAGAGGTGTTTTTCGGCCTCATCATATTTTTTCTGGCCCATTAGGGCGACACCCAGATTGTAATGCGAGTTACCGCATTCCGGATTTTGAGCAATGGCCTGTCGCTGCTGGGCAATAAATTCATCCGCGTTTTTCGCTTTGGTCATGATATAACTTCCTTCTTTCGGATTTGAATTTTGCGATGACTTTCAGATCATCAAGACAATGCCATGGCTTGTACAGGAAATATGCGCGTTTTTCAAGCACTGCGCACCTTAACCATCTTTTTACTTGACATCAATTTGGCTTTTAACTACCGTTTGAATACCCTTAATATTAAGACTTTACAGGGATAAAACAAGATGAAATTGCCATAAGGGGGCTATCATGAAAGCAGGATGCTATACCGCCATCATCACACCGTTTACTAACAATGCCGTTGACTATGAGGGTCTGGAAAAACTGGCCGATTTTCAGATTCAAAACGGCATCACCGGCATTCTGGCTGTTGGGACCACAGGAGAAAGCCCGGTTCTCAACTGGGATGAACACAATAAAGTTACCGAAACGATCGCCAAAAAGACCAAAGACAAGTGCCTGTGCATTGCCGGAACCGGCAGCAACAATACCACAGAATCCCTGGCGGCAACCCAGCATGCGGCTGAAGTCGGGGTTGATGCGGTATTGTTGGTGGAGCCCTATTACAATGGGCCCAGCTCACTTGAAATCCGCAAAGAATACATCGCGCCGATCGCCGCGGCTTATAAGGATCTGGATATTATCCCTTATGTCATTCCGGGCCGGACAGGTACCCAATTGTATCCGCAGGATCTGGCGCTGTTGTATAAAGAATACCCGAACGTCCGGACGGTAAAGGAAGCCAC
Proteins encoded in this region:
- a CDS encoding cobyrinate a,c-diamide synthase, giving the protein MIAALRGGSGKTILSIGLIAAWKKRNRSIAPFKKGPDYIDTGWLALAAGRPCYNLDTFLLQSPQILQSFLTHTHPEDIAVIEGNRGLYDGIDLAGSTSTAELAKLLKTPVLLCVDCTKITRTMAAVIAGLIQFDPDVMIKGVVLNRVAGARHERILRDNIEHYCGIPVLGAIPKLKTQIFPERHMGLVPTPEHDWAGKSIDTAAQVASDHIDLDAVYDCIQDLPPLEATEVRRQKTENPPSPKGFGVAGRGQRSDDRSQIAEDETKRPRIGIIKDSAFQFYYPENIDALKVAGADIVFISPLAQNKLPTLDALYIGGGFPETHAQQLAENKSFRDALKAMAEDGLPIYAECGGLMYLGQELVLEEKSYPMVGVLPLTFDFYSRPQGHGYTVVTVENENPYYEVGAEIRGHEFHYSRVLRWSGAEKDLVFRMQRGVGITKDKDGICYKNVLATYTHIHALGTPHWAPALVRNAITYQHQKAK
- a CDS encoding dissimilatory sulfite reductase D family protein, with the translated sequence MALDYEESKNKIVEKLQKKLKTKSKFYFNDLAKILEAKPREAKKVINRMVQEEILEYWSSGSTSLYGLKGTGKQAAAEED
- the dsrB gene encoding dissimilatory-type sulfite reductase subunit beta, with amino-acid sequence MAFVSSGYDPDKPMEGRISDIGPRNYEDFYPPVIAKNKGKWLYHDVIKPGVLVHVAESGDKVFTVRCGGARLMSTTMIREICEIAEKHCDGHLRFTTRNNIEFMVDEESKVDPLVKDLESRKFAGGSFKFPVGGTGTSITNIVHTQGWIHCHTPATDASGPVKATMDVLFDYFKEHKLPAKLRVSLACCLNMCGAVHCSDIAILGYHRKPPMLDHEYLDKMCEIPLAIAACPTAAIKPSKVEFKGEKVNSVAVKEERCMFCGNCYTMCPSMPLADTEGDGIVIMAGGKVSNRISTPKFSKVVVAFLPNDAPRWPQTTDVIKNMVQAYEKGANKYERLGEWAERIGWERFFEVCELEFTHHLIDDFRDPAYYTWRQTTQFKF
- the dsrA gene encoding dissimilatory-type sulfite reductase subunit alpha encodes the protein MAKHKTPLLDQLESGPWPSFVSDMKQQAEVRAKNKEKIDFQVPEDVVEDLLGILELSFKHGRTHWKHGGIVGVFGYGGGVIGRYCDQPEEFPGVAHFHTMRVNQPGGKFYTAEYLRQLCDIWDFRGSGITNMHGSTGDIIFLGTTTPQLEEIFYELTHNLNQDLGGSGSNLRTPADCIGQARCEYSCYDTQALCYHLTQEYQDELHRPAFPYKFKLKFDGCPNGCVASIARADMSFIGTWRDDIRIDQEAVQAYIGGEIAPNANDHSGRDWGAFDIQKEVCDLCPTECMWMEGNKLMIEDKECNRCMHCINVMPRALRIGKDTGLSILVGAKAPILDGAQMSSMLVPFVKAEEPYDEIKEVIEAIWDWWMEEGKNRERLGELMKRQGFQKLLEVTGLKPDPRMVQEPRTNPYIFWKADEVPGGFERDIDEFRKHHQR
- a CDS encoding tetratricopeptide repeat protein; protein product: MTKAKNADEFIAQQRQAIAQNPECGNSHYNLGVALMGQKKYDEAEKHLYEAVENSPGLAEAYVALGGIALQRGDLDGCLRQNRTAVKARPGFSEGWGNIGFIELQRGNLDEAIKALQKATTFNFRYVQAFANLANAYLMKGMIDKSIETNLKAIELHPDFALAHNNLAIAYLEKGETKAAIEHCERAVELGYEVPPNILKEIEKLKQS